Within Phragmitibacter flavus, the genomic segment GTCGTTTGCTACGCTGAGGTTTCAAACCCACCCAGCCCACATGGACCGCCACGAACCGTCAGATCATGATCACACCGGATGGATCGTCGCGGCGGTATCAGCGCCATTCGTTTATGCATTTAGCATCTTTCCCGTTGCCATCGTGGCCAAGTTTTTGGGCTGGGGTAAGCCTCCTGATTGGATTTTTGTTTTCTACGCACCCCTCTACAAGCTTTTGGATTGGTGTGAACCGGCAAGGAAATTGTTTCAACACATTGGTCAATGGTTCGGGATATAGACCTTCAACCAAAGTTTGATTGAGCGACCGCCCCGGCCTAGGTTGGCCCCTGTCCTTGAAATCCCAACCGCCAGATCATGCTCCCGAAATCGCTGCCGCACTGGATCTGTGGTTTCAACAGCATGGCAAGGACTACCCCTGGCGGCAAACGACTGATCCGTATGCCATTCTGGTTTCGGAAATGATGCTGCAGCAAACGCAGATTACCACCGTCCTCTCGCGGGGATTCTACGCCCGCTGGATGGAACGTTTTCCTGACTTCGCCACCCTGGCCATCGCTGACGAAGAATCGGTGCTGCGCACTTGGGAAGGCCTCGGTTATTATCGTCGCGCGCGTTTTTTGCAAAAGCTCGCCCTAGCGATTGTCGGCCAACATGATGGCGTTTTCCCGCGCGATCTGGCCACGGTCCGTTCACTTCCCGGCATCGGTGCCTACACGGCGGGTGCGGTGCTCAGTTTCGCGTTCGATCAGGCGGAACCCATTGTTGATGGCAACATCGCGCGGGTGCTCTCCCGGGTGAACAACGATCCGACACCCATCGACTCCACCGCCGGTCAGAAGCGTCTTTGGGCTGCTGCCAGCCAGCTTTTGCAGCACGCCAAAAGTCCGCGCCGACACAACAGCGCCTTGATGGAACTCGGCCAGACGCTCTGCCGCACCGCCCAACCTGATTGCATTCGTTGCCCGATCAAAACTTGGTGCCGTGTTGAAAATCCCTCGCAGATCCCGGTCAAAATCAAAAAGATCGTGCTCACCGAAATCACCGAACGCGTCTTTTTCCATCAAACCCCTGCCGGCATCTGGCTGGAGCAGGAACAGGGCAACCGCCGCACCGGCTTCTGGAAACTTCCGGCTCTCGCGGAGACCCCCTCAAAAAGTCTGCCCCCAGTCCTGCATCGTTCCCGTTATGGCATCACCCGCTACAAGGTCACGCTCTGGGT encodes:
- a CDS encoding A/G-specific adenine glycosylase, with amino-acid sequence MKSQPPDHAPEIAAALDLWFQQHGKDYPWRQTTDPYAILVSEMMLQQTQITTVLSRGFYARWMERFPDFATLAIADEESVLRTWEGLGYYRRARFLQKLALAIVGQHDGVFPRDLATVRSLPGIGAYTAGAVLSFAFDQAEPIVDGNIARVLSRVNNDPTPIDSTAGQKRLWAAASQLLQHAKSPRRHNSALMELGQTLCRTAQPDCIRCPIKTWCRVENPSQIPVKIKKIVLTEITERVFFHQTPAGIWLEQEQGNRRTGFWKLPALAETPSKSLPPVLHRSRYGITRYKVTLWVHEKMPDNQDQSTGEGRYISMAELPTLPMATPHRRALNAVLTLQNFSLQDPP